The Populus nigra chromosome 14, ddPopNigr1.1, whole genome shotgun sequence genome has a segment encoding these proteins:
- the LOC133673321 gene encoding cytochrome P450 71AU50-like, producing the protein MAWIWTSLAFVALIFLLQWLSTKNKRLPPGPRGFPIFGSLHLLGKFPHRALHQLAQKYGPIMHLRLGLVPTIVVSSPEAAELFLKTHDLVFAGRPPHESARYISYGQKGMAFAQYGSYWRNIRKMCTVELLSSLKITSFKPMRMEELDLLIKYIQEAAQERVAVDLSAKVSSLSSIKSD; encoded by the coding sequence ATGGCTTGGATTTGGACTTCTCTAGCCTTTGTTGCACTTATCTTTCTGCTCCAATGGTTAAGCACCAAGAATAAGAGACTACCGCCTGGTCCAAGAGGGTTTCCAATTTTTGGAAGTCTTCATTTGTTAGGGAAGTTTCCTCATCGAGCTCTTCATCAGCTTGCTCAAAAATATGGCCCCATCATGCATTTGCGGTTAGGCCTGGTGCCGACCATTGTTGTCTCTTCGCCTGAAGCTGCCGAATTATTTCTTAAGACCCATGACCTTGTTTTTGCTGGTAGACCACCTCACGAGTCTGCAAGGTACATCTCTTATGGACAAAAAGGCATGGCTTTTGCACAATACGGTTCGTATTGGCGCAACATACGTAAGATGTGCACAGTAGAGTTGCTTAGTAGCTTGAAAATTACGTCTTTCAAGCCAATGAGAATGGAGGAGCTTGATCTGTTGATTAAGTACATTCAAGAAGCAGCACAGGAACGAGTTGCTGTCGATCTGAGTGCCAAGGTTTCGTCCCTCAGTTCAATCAAATCAGATTGA